ATGATCGCGGCCTGCCATCGCGCAGGGGTTCCGCTGCTGCTGTGCAACGCGCAATACACCACCAAGAGCTTCGCCCGCGATGCGGCCCGCACACCTGTCATGGCGCAGATGTTGCGCGGCTTTGCCGGCGGGTTGGTCAAATCGGATTTGCAGGCCGAACGGTTCCGCACAGTCGGGCTGACGAACCTTGCCGTGACAGGTGAATTGCGCTTTGACCAGGCAATTCCACCGGCGCAATTGGATGCCGGTCGCACAGCACGCAAATGGTTAAACGCCAGCAAGACCGTGACGATAGCCAGCGCCGTCGAGGGCGAAGACGATCTGTTCATCGCCACCATCCGCGCCCATCAAGATACGTTGTTTGTCTATGTGCCCCGCGCGCCCGAACGGTTCGGCGATGTGGCCCAAATGCTGACTGATGCTGGCCTGCGGGTCGGGCGGCGCAGCGAATTGTTTAATACTAAACTATCTGCACAAGGCGCCGCCCCGGACATCGACGTTCTTTTGGGTGATTCACTGGGCGAGATGTATTTTTACCTTGCCATGGCCGACCGCGTGGTCGTGGGCGGGGGGTTTTTGCCGCAGGGGTCGCACAACATATCCGAACCGCTCGCCCTAGGGAAACCCACGATCGTCGGCCCCGAAATCTGGCCGATCGAATATCCGGCAACCGAGGCAATCGCAGCAGGGGCCGTGATACAGGTGGCACAGGCAGATCAACTCGCACAAGCCCTGCGCGATCCAGTGCCCGACAGCGCTACAATCACAGCCTTCTTTGCCGATCATACCGGCGCGGTGGCCAAGACCCTTGCCGCCATCCCGCGCCTGCTTACCAGGCGCTGAAACCACCATCGACGTTAACCATCTGGCCGGTCATATAGCCCGCCTGAGGCGAAGCAAGAAACAGCATCGCATCGGCAATCTCGTCAGGTTCACACATGCGGCCAGCCATGATCAGCTCGCCCACACGTTTCTGGAATTCCTCGGAATGGTTGTTGAACACGGCCCCCGGCGCAATGGTATTTACCGTCGCCTGCCGTTTCGCCCAATAACCCGCCAACCAGACAGTCAGCCCGTGAATCCCCGCCTTGGTCACGCCATAGGCACTGAAATTCTTGAACGGCATGCCATCGTAAATCGGGTGGTGCGCACCGTTCAGGGCATACATCGACGCCACGTTAACCAGCGTGCAAGGGTAGTTGCCAACAATATCGCGGTCCATCTGGCGCGCGACCATAAAGGCACCGGTCAGATTGACGTGCATCGTCTTGTTCCAGTCCTCAACCGAGGTATCCGCGAAATCGGGAAAGGATTTGCCCGCCCCCATCAGCATTTCGCCTGTGATCGCGGCATTGTTCAGCACCACATTCGGGTTCCAGCCATCGGCCATGACACGCTTGAAAATCTCGGTCACCTGGGCCTCGTCGCTGACATCCATATCGTAGAAACGGAAGTTTTCGTTGCCGTCATGGGCTGCCTTCAAGGCATCCGCCCGTGCGCCGGGCAGGTCCGTCGACACGACCCGCGCGCCCTGTTCCAGCATCCGCCGCACATAGGTACTGCCCAAAACGCCCCCCGATCCGGTGATGAAAACGGTGCGCCCATCCAGTTGCTTGGTCATGCGGTCTCTCCTGTCAGGCGGTCCTTCATCAGGAATTCCACCAGTTTGAAATCAAGCGGGCTATCGATGTCCAGACAGCGTTCAGGGTCCATCAGATAGGGGATGACGCGCCCGTCAAACAAGGACTTTGCGCGGCGCAGATAGTCCGGCGACACCACATAGGTGCTGGCGGCGTGCTCATAAACGACAGGTGCGGCCTGACGGGCCACAACCCCGCCGGGCAAGGGCTTGGACACATGCAGGGCACCCGTTTCATCGGGTTCGACCAGATTGAAGTAGGGGTTCTTGCGCGCTTGGCAGCACGACATCACCATGTCGGGGCGCTGCGCAAAAAACAGATCAAGTGCGGCGTCGATATCGCTGTCGGCGCGCAGCGGGGCCGTGCAATCAAGATCAAGAAAGGCATCAACCGGGCCGATGATCGCCTCGCTCGCCGCAAGCGCCTGTTGCCACACGCCCCATTTGCCAGCCGTGTCCGTGGCCAGTGCGGCAGGGCGCAGGCCGATATCCAGCGCACCCTTGTTCAACGCGTGTTCATATATTTCAGGATCATCCGTAGAGACCACGACCGCATCCACCTGCGCATTGGCAAACAACTGGTCCAGCGACCAGTCAATCAACGGCTTGCCGCAAAGGTCGCGAAAGTTCTTGCGCGGCACACCTTTTGACCCGCCGCGCGCGCCAATCTCACCTAGGATCATGGGTAATCTCCTGTAATCATGCCGCTAAATCGCCGCGCTTCCCAAGCCTGCGCGATCAGGGCACAACTGGTGCCGACGCGATCAAGACGCGGCAGATGGTCAATGTCAGACGTCGCACGCCCGTCGACCAGGGCAAGAAAATCGCGCATCGCGTCCAGAAACATGTCGTTGCGTTCAAACGTCCAGTCGCGGGCCTGTGCGCCCTGCCCGCTGTCCATCACCAGCGTGCCGCCGATGAAATCCAGATCAACCGTGCCGCCCGTCCCGCGCAGGGCAATCCGGCGCAAGGACACAGGCGACAGATAATCCATCGCAACGGTCCCCTGCGCGCCACCACCGGCCAGCGCGATCCGGCTGGCAAAATCAACGCCTGCGAAATCAGCGTGGCCCAGCGCATCGACACCGCGCAGCCCGACATCGGGAAACAGACAATGCGCCATGTCCAACTCGTGACACAGGTCCAGCAAGACCCCGCCCCCTTCGGGCCGCGCGGCATAGCTGCCTGCAAAGCTCCAGTTCTGTCGCCACTGGCGCACATCATGACCGATTTCCAGCGAAAAGCCATAAACGCCAGACAGGTCCATCTGCGCCAGATCACGAAACGCAGGGTGATAGCGCATCATGAACCCGACAAGACAGCGCTCGGCCAATGGGGCCGCGATGGTCATCATGTGCGCCAGATCATCCGCACGGTAGGCTAATGGTTTTTCGACATAAAACGGCAGGTCTCGGGCCGCACAAAGCGTCACGATTTCCGCGCGCACCTGCGTCGCGGTGGCGATCACAACCGCAGATGCACCCTCCAGATCGGCAGGCCTGAACGCGCGCCATCCGACCAGCCGCGCCTTGACGCCCAGCGTTTCCAGATTGCCGAAGTGGCGCTTGCCGATTGATCCGGCACCGATGACGACAACGGTCATGTACTTGCCCCCTTGATCCCGCTTTTCCAGTCACCGCCCCTGCGCCACAACGCAAAGGACGCCGTAATCGCATCGCGATCATAGGCCGTGGCGACCCAGTCTTCAAAACTGATCCCGGTGGCGTCACGCGCAACAATATAGACGCGGAACACGTGATCCAGCACGCCCGCACTGGACCGTTTGAAATGCACGTGCCGCCAGTGCATCTGCTGCAACGCTTCCTCAACGCTGCGGCCCTCGATCATGACCAGATAAAGCACCGCTGCGATACCCGTGCGATCCGCACCCGACTTGCAGTGAAACACGAAAGGTTTTTCCGCGTCCTGAAACGCCGCCCTGAGGCTGGCAAAAGCATCTTTGCGCGGTGCCATGCGTGACCCGAAACCACGGGCGTAAACAAGGCGCAAACCCAACGCCTTGCAGGCTTCGGCCTCAAGCAGCATCGGGCTTTTGTCGATTTCTGCACGCAGAGAAATCACCGTCTTGATGCCCATCGCCTTATAGCGTTTCAGGCGCGCCGGGGACGGATGGTTCGATCGCCAGACGCCAGGTGCGATTTCGTGCAGGTTCCACCACCAGTGGCGGATAACGGCATGGTCAATGAACTGGAAATGCCACCACGCCTTGCGCCGCCCTTGGGGTGTTGACAAAACATGGGTCATCTTGGGCTTGCGTCGCGTGTCATTCATCGCGACAGCATTAGCCCCGCGCCCACCTGCCTGCAAGTGATGTGCAAAAATGCACGTTCCGCCGCTATTCCTGCGTGTTGTCAGCAAGGCCACGTCGCCCTATCTGCATCCTAGACCTCACAGGAGACTGCCATGTCGATCCGCCCGATTCTTGAAAAACGCCACGCCATCCCGACGATGGAAGGGGCTGGCGTCAAACTGCACCGCGCCTTTGGGTTTCAGGACCCGTCAGAACTTGACCCGTTTTTGCTGTTTGACGACTTTCGCAACGAAAACCCGCGCGATTTTGAAAAGGGGTTTCCGTGGCATCCGCACCGCGGCATCGAAACCATAACCTATGTGCTCAATGGCACGGTCGACCACAGCGACAGCCTTGGCAACGAAGGCTCGCTTGGGGCGGGGGATGTGCAATGGATGACGGCCGGATCGGGCATCCTGCATCAGGAAATGCCGCACGGAAACGCTGCCGGGCAAATGCATGGGTTCCAGCTGTGGGGCAACCTGCCATCAAGCCTCAAGATGACCGCGCCACGCTATCAAGACGTGCAAGGCACCGAAATTCCCGAAATCATCGATGATGACGGCACCCGCGTCAAAGTCATCACCGGTGAATTCTGGGGCAAGCGCGGCCCCGTGGACGGGATCGCCGCCGATCCGCAATATCTGGATGTGTTCGTGCCCGCCGGCGTCAAAAAGACATTTCGGATCGACACCTACCGCCGCGCCTTCGCCTATGTTTTCGAAGGCACGGCCGCCTTTGCCGATGCCAGCCCGCCGTCCGGTATTTTGCTGGAAAAAGAGGTCATGGGCGAGGAAGTCAACATCCGCGACATGTCAGGTGACCGCACCCTGATCCGGTTCGGCACCGGCGAAGAAGTCACCGTGCAGGCAGGCGAAAACGGTGTGCGCTTTTTGTTGATTTCCGGCGCGCCAATCGAAGAACCCGTGGCATGGCACGGCCCGATCGTAATGAATACCCGTGCCGAATTGCAACAGGCGATCAATGACCTGAACAACGGCACCTTCATCAAGCCCGCGCACTGATCGCAAAAACCGGTGCCCACTTTTTCCTGTGCGCGGCGCATCAAGCCCGCGCACTGATCGCAAAAACCGGTGCCCACTTTTTCCTGTGCGCGGCGCATCAAGCCCGCGCATTGATCGCAAAAACCGGTGCCCGCTTTTTCCTGCGCGCGGCGCATCAAGCCCGCGCACGAAAGGCTTTCCTTGGCGCACGGGGCGGCGTAACAGGGCGGCATGTCACAGAACCCGCCCAATCTCCGCCCCGATCTTGCCAATGCGCGCATCAGCGAAACCCGCCGCGAGGGCCAGCCGACCATCGGCATGGTGTCGCTTGGCTGCCCCAAGGCGCTGGTCGATAGCGAACGTATCCTCACCCGCCTGCGCGCCGAGGGCTACGCGATTTCGCCCGATTACGCCGGTGCCGATGCGGTGATCGTCAACACCTGCGGGTTCCTTGACAGCGCCAAGGCCGAAAGCCTTGATGCGATTGGCGAGGCGCTGGTTGAAAACGGCAAGGTCATCGTCACCGGCTGTCTCGGGGCCGAGCCGGATTATATCCGCGAACACCACCCGAAAATCCTCGCCGTGACGGGACCGCACCAAT
This portion of the Octadecabacter sp. SW4 genome encodes:
- a CDS encoding 3-deoxy-D-manno-octulosonic acid transferase, with amino-acid sequence MPYPTTKIRLFLVGYTLLWVLGLPFILIYLWHRARRDPDYFAHLGERFGRYPTGLQNAVWVHAVSLGEVRSGAPLIKALLAQGDPIVITCFTPAGRREAMAQFSPEIRSGKVAVVWVPFEFNWCFRRFFRAFTPRYGLVMEVEIWPRMIAACHRAGVPLLLCNAQYTTKSFARDAARTPVMAQMLRGFAGGLVKSDLQAERFRTVGLTNLAVTGELRFDQAIPPAQLDAGRTARKWLNASKTVTIASAVEGEDDLFIATIRAHQDTLFVYVPRAPERFGDVAQMLTDAGLRVGRRSELFNTKLSAQGAAPDIDVLLGDSLGEMYFYLAMADRVVVGGGFLPQGSHNISEPLALGKPTIVGPEIWPIEYPATEAIAAGAVIQVAQADQLAQALRDPVPDSATITAFFADHTGAVAKTLAAIPRLLTRR
- a CDS encoding SDR family NAD(P)-dependent oxidoreductase, coding for MTKQLDGRTVFITGSGGVLGSTYVRRMLEQGARVVSTDLPGARADALKAAHDGNENFRFYDMDVSDEAQVTEIFKRVMADGWNPNVVLNNAAITGEMLMGAGKSFPDFADTSVEDWNKTMHVNLTGAFMVARQMDRDIVGNYPCTLVNVASMYALNGAHHPIYDGMPFKNFSAYGVTKAGIHGLTVWLAGYWAKRQATVNTIAPGAVFNNHSEEFQKRVGELIMAGRMCEPDEIADAMLFLASPQAGYMTGQMVNVDGGFSAW
- a CDS encoding acylneuraminate cytidylyltransferase family protein, with translation MILGEIGARGGSKGVPRKNFRDLCGKPLIDWSLDQLFANAQVDAVVVSTDDPEIYEHALNKGALDIGLRPAALATDTAGKWGVWQQALAASEAIIGPVDAFLDLDCTAPLRADSDIDAALDLFFAQRPDMVMSCCQARKNPYFNLVEPDETGALHVSKPLPGGVVARQAAPVVYEHAASTYVVSPDYLRRAKSLFDGRVIPYLMDPERCLDIDSPLDFKLVEFLMKDRLTGETA
- a CDS encoding Gfo/Idh/MocA family protein produces the protein MTVVVIGAGSIGKRHFGNLETLGVKARLVGWRAFRPADLEGASAVVIATATQVRAEIVTLCAARDLPFYVEKPLAYRADDLAHMMTIAAPLAERCLVGFMMRYHPAFRDLAQMDLSGVYGFSLEIGHDVRQWRQNWSFAGSYAARPEGGGVLLDLCHELDMAHCLFPDVGLRGVDALGHADFAGVDFASRIALAGGGAQGTVAMDYLSPVSLRRIALRGTGGTVDLDFIGGTLVMDSGQGAQARDWTFERNDMFLDAMRDFLALVDGRATSDIDHLPRLDRVGTSCALIAQAWEARRFSGMITGDYP
- a CDS encoding tyrosine-protein phosphatase; its protein translation is MNDTRRKPKMTHVLSTPQGRRKAWWHFQFIDHAVIRHWWWNLHEIAPGVWRSNHPSPARLKRYKAMGIKTVISLRAEIDKSPMLLEAEACKALGLRLVYARGFGSRMAPRKDAFASLRAAFQDAEKPFVFHCKSGADRTGIAAVLYLVMIEGRSVEEALQQMHWRHVHFKRSSAGVLDHVFRVYIVARDATGISFEDWVATAYDRDAITASFALWRRGGDWKSGIKGAST
- a CDS encoding pirin family protein, producing the protein MSIRPILEKRHAIPTMEGAGVKLHRAFGFQDPSELDPFLLFDDFRNENPRDFEKGFPWHPHRGIETITYVLNGTVDHSDSLGNEGSLGAGDVQWMTAGSGILHQEMPHGNAAGQMHGFQLWGNLPSSLKMTAPRYQDVQGTEIPEIIDDDGTRVKVITGEFWGKRGPVDGIAADPQYLDVFVPAGVKKTFRIDTYRRAFAYVFEGTAAFADASPPSGILLEKEVMGEEVNIRDMSGDRTLIRFGTGEEVTVQAGENGVRFLLISGAPIEEPVAWHGPIVMNTRAELQQAINDLNNGTFIKPAH